A region from the Arachis ipaensis cultivar K30076 chromosome B01, Araip1.1, whole genome shotgun sequence genome encodes:
- the LOC107617053 gene encoding uncharacterized acetyltransferase At3g50280-like, whose protein sequence is MESIRVISTGLVQAPNQSNESTEQKIHLTPWDLTFLPLETIQKGLLFQKPTKTEHHHTPFQINNLKHSFSTTLAFFPPLTGRFVITHHNEDKAATCHILCNNQGALFVHAVAENTTVNDILQAKYVPSIVHSFFPLYGVHNHQGTSQPLFAAQVTELVDGVFIGCTLNHTLGDGRSFWHFVNSWAEISRSGFNNKPSKLPSLERAFLVNDVELPIRFPFTEKDFEIIPNPEPPLPEKFFHFTKEKLARLKAKANAEAGTEKIKISSLQSLLTHLWISVYRCKRVDPQDELSYFIQVGVRPRLVPQLPESYFGNAAIFDSVRMRARELLEGGIGKCALEMNKMIASYTDEKVKSHFESWLRNPTLFTLGKVANSNSLSTSSSQRFDVYGNDFGWGKPVAVRSGVANKRAGKISVFAGNEEGSIDLEVCLPYDILEALWNDTQFTMDSVSFQGEGSHAELLVENC, encoded by the coding sequence ATGGAATCCATCCGAGTCATTTCCACAGGCTTAGTCCAAGCACCAAACCAAAGCAATGAATCAACTGAACAGAAGATCCATTTAACCCCATGGGATCTGACTTTCCTCCCACTTGAAACCATCCAGAAAGGCCTTCTATTTCAGAAACCCACTAAAACAGAACACCACCATACACCATTCCAAATCAACAACCTCAAACATTCATTCTCCACCACCCTCGCCTTCTTTCCACCCCTCACTGGCCGTTTCGTCATTACACACCACAACGAAGACAAAGCTGCCACGTGTCACATCCTCTGCAACAACCAAGGAGCACTCTTCGTCCACGCAGTAGCAGAGAACACAACCGTCAACGACATTCTTCAAGCCAAGTACGTTCCCTCCATTGTTCACTCCTTCTTCCCGCTTTACGGCGTTCACAACCACCAAGGCACGTCCCAGCCACTCTTTGCCGCTCAAGTCACGGAGTTAGTTGACGGCGTCTTCATTGGTTGCACTCTCAATCATACCCTCGGAGACGGCAGGTCGTTTTGGCATTTTGTCAATTCTTGGGCGGAAATCTCGCGCAGCGGCTTCAACAACAAACCATCGAAACTCCCTTCACTCGAACGCGCGTTTCTGGTAAACGACGTTGAGCTTCCAATACGGTTCCCTTTCACAGAAAAAGACTTCGAAATCATACCCAATCCAGAACCGCCGCTACCAGAGAAGTTCTTCCACTTCACAAAGGAGAAATTAGCAAGGCTGAAAGCGAAAGCTAACGCAGAAGCTGGCACAGAGAAAATCAAAATCTCTTCACTGCAATCGCTTTTAACACATCTTTGGATCTCTGTTTACCGTTGCAAGCGCGTGGATCCTCAAGATGAACTCTCCTACTTCATTCAAGTTGGAGTTAGGCCACGGTTGGTTCCACAGTTGCCGGAGAGTTACTTCGGAAATGCGGCGATTTTCGACAGCGTGAGGATGAGAGCAAGGGAGCTTCTAGAAGGTGGAATTGGAAAGTGTGCTCTTGAGATGAACAAGATGATAGCTTCGTACACTGATGAGAAGGTGAAGAGTCACTTTGAATCTTGGTTGAGAAACCCAACTTTGTTTACTTTGGGGAAAGTGGCTAATAGTAATTCTTTGTCGACTAGTAGCTCCCAGCGCTTCGATGTTTACGGTAATGATTTTGGGTGGGGAAAGCCTGTGGCGGTTCGGAGTGGCGTCGCAAACAAGCGTGCCGGAAAGATTTCCGTGTTTGCTGGGAATGAAGAAGGTAGTATTGACCTTGAAGTGTGTCTTCCATATGACATCTTGGAGGCTTTGTGGAATGACACTCAGTTCACTATGGATTCCGTTTCATTTCAAGGGGAAGGGTCACATGCAGAGTTATTGGTTGAGAATTGTTAG